Genomic DNA from Desulfuromonas versatilis:
GGAAGTGATCGTGATGCGCGGCAGCATCATGCACGACTTCATGCTCAAGCACGACTTCGGCGCCACCCTGATTTTCACCCCCTCGCTGCTCGACGGGTTGCGGCTGCTCGCCGCGGGCCGGCACGACTGCGCCCTGGTGGCCAAGCTTCCCGGGGAGTACCTGGTTCGGGAATACCAGCTGAACAACCTCGTTGCCACCGCCCGGCCCATCGCCGAACAGCCCTACGGCTACGCGGTGCGCAAGGGCAACACCGCCATGCTGGCCCGTTTCAGCGAAGGGTTGGCCATTCTCAAGAAGTCCGGCCGCTATCAGCAGATTCACAACAAATGGCTCGGCGTGCTCGAACCCGGCGGGGTGCAGTGGACCCGCATCGTCAAATACGTCGCCCTGGTGGCCATCCCCCTGCTGCTGATCCTGGGCGGCACCATGATCTGGACCCGCATGCTGAAAAAGGAGGTCGCCCACCGCACCCGCGAACTGGAACAGGAGATCGTCGAACGAAAAAGGGCGATGGAAGAGCTGGCGGTAAGGCAGCGGCAGCTGATCCAGGCCGACAAGATGACCTCCCTGGGGATTCTCGTCTCCGGGGTGGCCCATGAGATCAACAACCCCAACGGCTTGATCCTGCTCAATCTGCCGCTGCTGCACAAGGCCTTCGGCGATGCCGAGCCGATTCTTGAGCGGCACTTCCAGGAGCACGGTGAATTCCGCCTCGGTTGGCTGAACTACTCGCGGATGCGGAGCGAAATTCCCCAGCTTTTCGAGGAGACCATCGAAGGGGCCAAGCGGATCAAGCGCATCGTCGAGGACCTGAAGGATTTTGCCCGCCGGGACGATTCGGATTTTTCCAGCGCGGTGGACTTCAACAAGGTCGTCGAGGCCGCGGTGCGGCTGGTGGATGCCTCGATCCGCGGCGCCACCGACCACTTTTCGGCCACCTATGCGGCCCAGTTGCCGTCCATCAAGGGCAATCCCCAGCGCATCGAGCAGGTGGTGGTCAACCTGATCCTCAACGCCTGCCAGGCCCTGCGGGACAAGCAT
This window encodes:
- a CDS encoding transporter substrate-binding domain-containing protein, giving the protein MPQPIPSPFAAIARQLPALLLTLALLLPGPAWGEDDFALDDAPIIVGGDHNYPPYEYLDKSGLPTGYNIELTRAIADVMGMNVEIRLGDWGDMRNALAAGRVDILQGMAFSEERVAEVDFSTPHTVVYQAIWTRKGEEAPRSLDFLKGREVIVMRGSIMHDFMLKHDFGATLIFTPSLLDGLRLLAAGRHDCALVAKLPGEYLVREYQLNNLVATARPIAEQPYGYAVRKGNTAMLARFSEGLAILKKSGRYQQIHNKWLGVLEPGGVQWTRIVKYVALVAIPLLLILGGTMIWTRMLKKEVAHRTRELEQEIVERKRAMEELAVRQRQLIQADKMTSLGILVSGVAHEINNPNGLILLNLPLLHKAFGDAEPILERHFQEHGEFRLGWLNYSRMRSEIPQLFEETIEGAKRIKRIVEDLKDFARRDDSDFSSAVDFNKVVEAAVRLVDASIRGATDHFSATYAAQLPSIKGNPQRIEQVVVNLILNACQALRDKHEGVFLKTALDAAADRVILEVRDEGRGIDPEHLPHLTDPFFTTKRESGGTGLGLSVSAGIVKEHGGTLQFYSAPGQGMTAVLALPVAKENA